Proteins from a genomic interval of Gossypium hirsutum isolate 1008001.06 chromosome A09, Gossypium_hirsutum_v2.1, whole genome shotgun sequence:
- the LOC107889164 gene encoding alcohol-forming fatty acyl-CoA reductase isoform X1: MELVNAVKFFQGKTILITGATGFLAKVFVEKILRIQPNVNKLYLLVRASNNKSAKQRLYDEIISKELFKILCNNWGSKFDALISNKVKAVAGDISFENLGLNDSELREEMQKEIQIIVNVAASTDFSERYDDALDINTFGAFNVLNFGKKCDKVKLFLHISTAYVCGEEIGIILEKLKRRNDMNIFEEKRLAEEQLSQLQNQCIPDKAITSSMKEFGLERAKLNGWPNTYVFTKAMGEMLLERFKGDLPLVIIRPTIIASTYKQPFPGWIEGVRTIDSVLVNYGKGKLTCFPGNLNSALDVIPVDMVVNVMVVAIEVHYAQHQYSCETIYHVGTSSKNPLKLSDLRNLSHYYFTKNPWIDTNGQKVEAGKLIVFSTINRFFLYMKIKYVLPLKVFYLINKLCCQRFEKIYTNLNRRVKFILRLAEFYKPYAFFTGIFDDRNLERLQRVAEERGIDVAEFNFDSKSIDWEDYIMNSHIPGLFNQGL, encoded by the exons ATGGAGTTGGTTAATGCAGTCAAGTTCTTTCAAGGCAAGACCATATTAATCACAGGTGCAACTGGATTTTTGGCCAAGG TTTTTGTCGAGAAGATACTAAGGATTCAACCGAATGTCAATAAGCTTTATCTTCTTGTGAGAGCTTCAAATAACAAATCGGCCAAACAACGGTTATATGATGAG ATCATAAGCAAAGAATTGTTTAAGATTCTTTGCAATAATTGGGGTTCGAAATTTGATGCTTTGATATCAAATAAGGTGAAAGCAGTAGCAGGTGATATATCTTTTGAAAACCTGGGATTGAACGATTCAGAATTAAGAGAAGAAATGCAGAAGGAAATCCAAATTATAGTAAATGTGGCTGCCTCAACAGACTTCAGTGAAag GTATGACGATGCGCTGGACATCAATACATTTGGAGCTTTCAATGTTTTAAATTTTGGAAAGAAATGcgataaagtaaaattatttctCCACATTTCAACCG CTTATGTATGCGGCGAAGAGATAGGAATAATATTAGagaaattgaaaagaagaaaTGACATGAACATTTTTGAAGAAAAGAGACTTGCTGAGGAACAACTAAGCCAACTACAAAATCAGTGCATCCCAGATAAAGCAATAACATCGTCAATGAAGGAATTCGGCCTTGAAAG GGCAAAATTGAATGGGTGGCCAAATACGTATGTATTTACAAAGGCAATGGGAGAGATGCTTTTAGAGAGATTCAAAGGGGATTTGCCTCTTGTTATAATACGCCCCACAATAATTGCAAGCACTTACAAACAACCTTTCCCTGGTTGGATTGAAGGTGTCAG AACCATAGATAGCGTCCTCGTGAATTATGGAAAAGGGAAGCTGACATGTTTTCCTGGCAATCTTAACTCTGCTCTTGATGTG ATACCAGTAGATATGGTGGTGAATGTCATGGTTGTGGCCATAGAAGTTCATTATGCACAGCATCAATATTCTTGTGAGACCATTTACCATGTTGGAACCTCAtccaaaaatcctttaaaacTATCAGATCTGCGAAATCTTTCGCATTATTATTTCACTAAAAACCCATGGATCGATACAAATGGGCAGAAAGTAGAAGCTGGTAAATTGATAGTGTTTAGCACAATTAATAGATTTTTCCTATACATGAAAATCAAATATGTGCTCCCACTGAAG GTATTTTATTTGATCAACAAACTTTGTTGTCAACGTTTCGAGAAAATCTATACAAATCTTAATCGTAGAGTCAAGTTTATACTTCGATTAGCAGAATTTTACAAGCCTTACGCATTCTTCACAGGGAT TTTTGATGACCGAAATTTAGAGAGATTGCAAAGGGTGGCTGAAGAGAGAGGCATTGATGTAGCTGAATTTAACTTTGATTCCAAGAGTATTGATTGGGAAGATTATATAATGAATAGTCATATTCCTGGCCTTTTTAATCAAGGGTTATAG
- the LOC107889164 gene encoding alcohol-forming fatty acyl-CoA reductase isoform X2: protein MELVNAVKFFQGKTILITGATGFLAKVFVEKILRIQPNVNKLYLLVRASNNKSAKQRLYDEVKAVAGDISFENLGLNDSELREEMQKEIQIIVNVAASTDFSERYDDALDINTFGAFNVLNFGKKCDKVKLFLHISTAYVCGEEIGIILEKLKRRNDMNIFEEKRLAEEQLSQLQNQCIPDKAITSSMKEFGLERAKLNGWPNTYVFTKAMGEMLLERFKGDLPLVIIRPTIIASTYKQPFPGWIEGVRTIDSVLVNYGKGKLTCFPGNLNSALDVIPVDMVVNVMVVAIEVHYAQHQYSCETIYHVGTSSKNPLKLSDLRNLSHYYFTKNPWIDTNGQKVEAGKLIVFSTINRFFLYMKIKYVLPLKVFYLINKLCCQRFEKIYTNLNRRVKFILRLAEFYKPYAFFTGIFDDRNLERLQRVAEERGIDVAEFNFDSKSIDWEDYIMNSHIPGLFNQGL, encoded by the exons ATGGAGTTGGTTAATGCAGTCAAGTTCTTTCAAGGCAAGACCATATTAATCACAGGTGCAACTGGATTTTTGGCCAAGG TTTTTGTCGAGAAGATACTAAGGATTCAACCGAATGTCAATAAGCTTTATCTTCTTGTGAGAGCTTCAAATAACAAATCGGCCAAACAACGGTTATATGATGAG GTGAAAGCAGTAGCAGGTGATATATCTTTTGAAAACCTGGGATTGAACGATTCAGAATTAAGAGAAGAAATGCAGAAGGAAATCCAAATTATAGTAAATGTGGCTGCCTCAACAGACTTCAGTGAAag GTATGACGATGCGCTGGACATCAATACATTTGGAGCTTTCAATGTTTTAAATTTTGGAAAGAAATGcgataaagtaaaattatttctCCACATTTCAACCG CTTATGTATGCGGCGAAGAGATAGGAATAATATTAGagaaattgaaaagaagaaaTGACATGAACATTTTTGAAGAAAAGAGACTTGCTGAGGAACAACTAAGCCAACTACAAAATCAGTGCATCCCAGATAAAGCAATAACATCGTCAATGAAGGAATTCGGCCTTGAAAG GGCAAAATTGAATGGGTGGCCAAATACGTATGTATTTACAAAGGCAATGGGAGAGATGCTTTTAGAGAGATTCAAAGGGGATTTGCCTCTTGTTATAATACGCCCCACAATAATTGCAAGCACTTACAAACAACCTTTCCCTGGTTGGATTGAAGGTGTCAG AACCATAGATAGCGTCCTCGTGAATTATGGAAAAGGGAAGCTGACATGTTTTCCTGGCAATCTTAACTCTGCTCTTGATGTG ATACCAGTAGATATGGTGGTGAATGTCATGGTTGTGGCCATAGAAGTTCATTATGCACAGCATCAATATTCTTGTGAGACCATTTACCATGTTGGAACCTCAtccaaaaatcctttaaaacTATCAGATCTGCGAAATCTTTCGCATTATTATTTCACTAAAAACCCATGGATCGATACAAATGGGCAGAAAGTAGAAGCTGGTAAATTGATAGTGTTTAGCACAATTAATAGATTTTTCCTATACATGAAAATCAAATATGTGCTCCCACTGAAG GTATTTTATTTGATCAACAAACTTTGTTGTCAACGTTTCGAGAAAATCTATACAAATCTTAATCGTAGAGTCAAGTTTATACTTCGATTAGCAGAATTTTACAAGCCTTACGCATTCTTCACAGGGAT TTTTGATGACCGAAATTTAGAGAGATTGCAAAGGGTGGCTGAAGAGAGAGGCATTGATGTAGCTGAATTTAACTTTGATTCCAAGAGTATTGATTGGGAAGATTATATAATGAATAGTCATATTCCTGGCCTTTTTAATCAAGGGTTATAG